From the Gemmatimonadota bacterium genome, the window TCCCATATTCGGGTTCGCCCCGGATCGCTCAAATACCTCCACGATCCAATCGACCAACTGGGTCATGAGCGGAGTATCCTCGCTACTGTATGACCGGGTCATCGTGAAATCGATCTCCTGGAAGACGACCAGGCCGCGGGGACGCAATCGTGTTACGAGTTGTTTGAGTGTGGCCACGGGATCGGGCAGGTACATGAGCACCAGCCTGCCGACCAGGGCGTCGAAATCGTCGCCCAGATCCAAGGACTGCACATCGCCTGCATGGAACGCCACGTTACGGTGCCCCGTCTGCCGGACCCGTTCCCGGGCGGTCTCCAGGATCTCCGGATTCATATCCACACCTACGACTTCCCCCTCCGGACCCACGAGCTCCGCTGCAATCAGCGCCACGTCGCCCGCGCCGCTGCCGATGTCGAGGACCCGCATTCCCCGTGCAACGCCGGCGGAACGAAGAAACCGCTCCGTGATCGGTCTGATTAGCCGGGACTGCTCGATCAGCCGTTCCGTCTCTTCGTCGCTGCGTCCCATCGTGTATTGCCGATCGCGGTCTTGATCTGTCATTTTCGAGGTAGCTCCTTTCCACCCTAACTGTCTTCACATGCATGAGTTGACTCGGAATCGTTGCTCGCGAATCGCTCAAATTGTGGCCCATAGCGTCACACGTCAACGCCTTTAAGTCGCGCTTACCATTCACACCTGTCACACGCATCACATGCGTCATAACTAGGAGTTACTGTCCATCCTCCTTCACTCCTTCACCGCCCCCAGCGTGATTCCCTGCACGAACTCCCGCTGCATCGCGAGGAACAGGGCCATGATGGGCAGGATGGACAGCAGTGTACCGGCCATGAGCATGCCGTACTCCTGCCGGTAGACGCCCACCAGGCTGGCCAGGCCGAGGGGCAGGGTGTACTTGGCGGCGTCCCGCAGCACGATCATGGGCCAGAGAAACTCGTTCCAGGCCCCCAGGAACCCGAAGATGCTCAGGGCGCCCATGGCCGGCTTCACGGCCGGGATGATGACGCGCCAGTAGATACCGAATTCGGAGGTGCCGTCGATCCGCGCCGCATCAAGCAGATCCGATGGCACGCCGAGGATGAACTGCCGCATGAGGAACACGCCGAATCCGCTGGACGCCAGGTAGGGCAGGATCACGCCCTGGTAGGTGTCGAGCCACCCGAATTTGTACAACAGGGTGAACAGGGGCACCAGCACCAGGTGAAAGGGGATCATCATGGAGGCGAGGACGATGGCGAACAGGACGCCGCGGCCCCGGAACGAGTACTTGGCGAAGGCGAATCCGCCCATGGTGGCGATGGCGAGGAGCAGCAGCGTGTACGAAGTGGCCAGGAAGGTGCTGTTTACGACGTACTGGATGATCGGCATTTCCTGGAACAGCCGGGTGAAATTCTCGAGCGTGGGATCCTGGGGCAGAAAGGTGGGCGGGTAGGAGAAGATCTCGCCCGACGGCTTGAAGGAAGCCGATACTACCCAGAACAGCGGCGTCAGGACCAGGATGGTCAGCAGGATCAGGAGCACATAGGTGATGGTGGTGCGAACAGGGTTTCTCATGGTGTCAGTTTTCTCTGAATACGCCGAAGAACCGGACCTGGATGATGGAGATCACCCCGATGACTACGGCCAGGGCCCACCCGATCGTCGCCGCGTAGCCGAGGTTGATGAATTCGAATCCGTGCTTGTACAAGTACATCACCATGGTCATGCTCGCGTTGCCGGGACCGCCCTCCGTGAGTACGTAAGGCAGATCGAAGAGCTGGAACGACCCGATCATGGAAGTGATGACCACAAAAGCGATCACGGGTTTCAGGGCGGGGATCGTCACGTGCACGAAGCTCTGCCAGGGTCCCGCGCCGTCTACGGCCGCCGCCTCGTAAAGCTCCTGCCGGATACTCTGAAGCCCCGCGAGGAAGTAGACCATGTTGAATCCCGCCCACCGCCAGACGCCGGCCAGCACGAGGGCGGGCATGACCAGGTCGGGATCCTGCAGCCACTGGATTTCGGAACCGAGGACTCGATTCACCAGACCGTAGCGCCGGTCATACAGCAGGTAGAAGATCACGGCAATGAACACGCCGGAAATCAACACCGGTGAGAAGAAGGATAGCCGAAACAGGTTCCGGCCCTTCAGGCGGGCGTTGCTGAGGAGCAGGGCGAGGGCCAGGGCCACCGGCAGTTGCAGGAGCAGGCTGCCCGCGGCGAAATAAGCCGTGTTCCAGAGGGCGGTCCAGAAGAGCGGATCGGCGATCAGCCGCTCGATGTTTTCGAGGCCCACGAAGGTCTGGTTCCGCATGCCCCGGACACTGTACGTGCTAAGACGGATCGAATCGAACAGGGGATAGACCATGAAGACCCCGAAGAGCGTGAAGAAGGGCGCGAGGAAGAAGTAGGGGGCGTACCGGGGCTTCATTCGGTCTCTGTCGATTCGATGCGTGGCGACGGCAATCTCAACTCGCCTTCTTCATCAGTCGCG encodes:
- a CDS encoding class I SAM-dependent methyltransferase; this translates as MTDQDRDRQYTMGRSDEETERLIEQSRLIRPITERFLRSAGVARGMRVLDIGSGAGDVALIAAELVGPEGEVVGVDMNPEILETARERVRQTGHRNVAFHAGDVQSLDLGDDFDALVGRLVLMYLPDPVATLKQLVTRLRPRGLVVFQEIDFTMTRSYSSEDTPLMTQLVDWIVEVFERSGANPNMG
- a CDS encoding carbohydrate ABC transporter permease is translated as MRNPVRTTITYVLLILLTILVLTPLFWVVSASFKPSGEIFSYPPTFLPQDPTLENFTRLFQEMPIIQYVVNSTFLATSYTLLLLAIATMGGFAFAKYSFRGRGVLFAIVLASMMIPFHLVLVPLFTLLYKFGWLDTYQGVILPYLASSGFGVFLMRQFILGVPSDLLDAARIDGTSEFGIYWRVIIPAVKPAMGALSIFGFLGAWNEFLWPMIVLRDAAKYTLPLGLASLVGVYRQEYGMLMAGTLLSILPIMALFLAMQREFVQGITLGAVKE
- a CDS encoding sugar ABC transporter permease, with protein sequence MKPRYAPYFFLAPFFTLFGVFMVYPLFDSIRLSTYSVRGMRNQTFVGLENIERLIADPLFWTALWNTAYFAAGSLLLQLPVALALALLLSNARLKGRNLFRLSFFSPVLISGVFIAVIFYLLYDRRYGLVNRVLGSEIQWLQDPDLVMPALVLAGVWRWAGFNMVYFLAGLQSIRQELYEAAAVDGAGPWQSFVHVTIPALKPVIAFVVITSMIGSFQLFDLPYVLTEGGPGNASMTMVMYLYKHGFEFINLGYAATIGWALAVVIGVISIIQVRFFGVFREN